The following are encoded in a window of Mannheimia varigena genomic DNA:
- the hutZ gene encoding heme utilization protein HutZ: MTTNRQEVLQNRLGPELEELKQQIKTIVMATTDKDGTPNVSYAPFVIHNGEYKVLISTIARHARNLQDIPKVSLMLIEDENKSRQIFARRRLTFDATARIIERNQEEWNVSINALKARHGELIDDLSNMQDFKLFSFKPIAGLFVKGFGQAFDVGVDDLISLVHLDQGHQTL; the protein is encoded by the coding sequence ATGACAACAAACCGCCAAGAGGTTTTACAAAACCGTTTAGGTCCTGAACTAGAAGAACTAAAACAGCAAATTAAGACGATTGTAATGGCAACAACAGATAAAGATGGTACACCAAATGTGAGCTATGCTCCTTTTGTTATTCACAATGGAGAATATAAAGTACTTATTTCAACTATCGCCCGCCACGCACGAAATTTGCAGGATATACCTAAAGTTTCATTAATGCTGATTGAAGATGAAAACAAAAGTCGTCAAATTTTTGCACGCCGTCGTTTAACCTTTGATGCAACAGCACGCATTATTGAACGCAATCAAGAGGAATGGAATGTCAGCATTAATGCACTTAAAGCCAGACACGGTGAATTAATTGATGATCTATCTAATATGCAAGATTTCAAACTCTTTAGCTTTAAACCAATTGCAGGGTTATTTGTGAAAGGTTTTGGGCAAGCATTTGATGTTGGCGTTGATGATTTAATCAGCTTAGTACATCTTGATCAAGGACACCAAACTCTATAA
- the hutX gene encoding heme utilization cystosolic carrier protein HutX yields the protein MLSLEQQTALRNELNENSGQILEMVASKYQCSLEDVMLNLPPDMLKVTDGERFAEILQEIHEWDDAITFISHTEDAIVEFVGKLPSGSISRGFYNFEHKENGGLQGHLRYENCAKIYLLDRPFRGKRTVSLVFINKKGNAMFKIFVGREKVGGALKEDQIRALYKLIG from the coding sequence ATGTTATCGTTAGAACAACAAACCGCTTTACGCAATGAATTAAATGAAAATTCAGGTCAAATTTTAGAGATGGTTGCTTCAAAATATCAATGTTCGCTGGAAGATGTAATGCTTAACCTTCCACCGGATATGCTTAAAGTAACAGATGGGGAACGCTTTGCTGAAATTCTACAAGAAATTCACGAATGGGACGATGCAATTACCTTTATTTCGCATACGGAAGATGCGATTGTTGAGTTTGTTGGCAAATTACCAAGCGGTTCAATTTCTCGTGGATTTTACAATTTTGAACACAAAGAAAATGGCGGTTTACAAGGGCATTTACGCTATGAAAATTGTGCCAAGATTTATCTATTAGACCGCCCATTTAGAGGAAAACGCACGGTTTCGTTGGTGTTTATCAACAAAAAAGGGAATGCGATGTTTAAGATTTTTGTCGGCAGAGAAAAAGTAGGTGGGGCATTAAAAGAAGATCAAATCAGGGCGTTATATAAATTAATCGGCTAA
- a CDS encoding TonB-dependent hemoglobin/transferrin/lactoferrin family receptor — MFINYSNNQYNKLHLSLLALSINSILISQNLYAKEEVIAELSEVNVVAQEDVEVSSEKKTKEVIQQELIQNNRDLARYSPDVGIVNQGRHQKGFAIRGVEDNRVGISIDGIALPDSEENSLYKRYGNLNTSRQSIDPELARTIEVSKGANSFNQGSGNLGGGVNYRTLEAYDIVRDNKFGAFYRTGYATRNNEWVNTFGIGYLGDQAEAVLVYSNRYGHEMESAGGYTIPEDSLHTRTIGSSKQTPDDSTHKNHSYLAKFAYRFNDKHRIGISYSGQNNKNYIIEDSAVYLSSYWREADDRSKRDTVNVFYEFFPESKWIASVRTDLDYQKTETSAYNYEGKRAEAATKWVPAQKRTPSDTNIRIFSTELKRLNFRIDSQVLELGKLNHQFSFKVSAAERDFDVLHKDSVYVSGAWTHLPNSTMMHPIKSKINYLSLQDSIDLKNNWKAKVGIRYDWAKYKQKDLAGLACRNCVKIENAKFNQITWGAGIEKQVTDIWKLAYNIGTGFRIPNASEMYFDYRDNAAGAWMSNPNLKAERSLTQNLSLQGQGNVGQFSVNLHHTKYKDFLWEQETWDVYHAYGKEFWRPVQQMQNIDSAKIYGIEVTGKWNLNSAISVPEGWKLFGSLGYSKGNMSNGADLLSIQPIKAVIGLDYEQPEGKWGIFSRLTFLGAKKAKEAKYLKTLPEKCVKEQKTPNPYYPYWGNEYEVRCTEYSHETGLDKWKHLNAKAFVVDLYGFYKPTENITLRAGVYNLFNRKYHTWDTLRGLNTTGGAVNSVGVRENHKYGGYPGLQRYYEPGRNFAASFEYHF, encoded by the coding sequence ATGTTTATTAATTATTCTAATAACCAATATAATAAATTACATTTAAGCCTATTAGCGTTAAGTATAAATAGTATTTTGATATCACAAAATTTATATGCAAAAGAAGAAGTAATTGCAGAATTATCTGAAGTTAATGTAGTCGCTCAAGAAGACGTTGAAGTCTCGTCAGAGAAAAAAACGAAAGAGGTAATTCAACAAGAGCTTATTCAAAATAATCGAGATTTAGCTCGTTATAGCCCTGATGTCGGCATTGTAAATCAAGGACGGCATCAAAAAGGATTTGCTATTCGTGGCGTGGAGGATAATCGCGTTGGCATTAGTATTGATGGAATTGCACTACCTGATTCAGAGGAGAACTCACTTTATAAACGTTATGGTAATTTAAATACATCTCGTCAATCTATTGATCCTGAATTAGCTCGAACCATTGAGGTATCAAAGGGGGCTAATTCTTTTAATCAAGGTAGCGGGAACTTAGGAGGAGGTGTTAATTATCGAACGCTTGAGGCTTATGATATTGTACGTGATAATAAATTTGGTGCTTTTTATCGTACAGGTTATGCCACTCGTAATAATGAATGGGTCAATACATTTGGTATTGGGTATTTAGGTGACCAAGCTGAAGCTGTATTAGTATACTCAAATCGTTATGGTCATGAAATGGAAAGTGCAGGTGGTTATACAATTCCTGAAGATTCGTTACACACCAGAACTATTGGCAGTAGTAAACAAACGCCAGATGATTCTACTCATAAAAATCACAGCTACCTAGCAAAATTTGCTTACCGTTTTAATGATAAACATCGTATTGGCATTTCATATAGTGGTCAAAATAATAAAAATTACATTATTGAGGATTCTGCTGTTTATTTAAGCTCATATTGGCGTGAAGCAGACGATCGTAGTAAGCGTGATACAGTAAATGTTTTTTATGAATTTTTCCCGGAGTCTAAATGGATCGCTTCAGTAAGAACCGATCTTGATTATCAAAAGACAGAAACATCAGCCTATAACTATGAAGGGAAGCGAGCAGAGGCAGCAACCAAATGGGTACCTGCTCAGAAACGAACGCCTAGCGATACGAATATTCGTATTTTTAGTACAGAATTAAAACGTTTAAACTTCCGTATAGATAGTCAAGTTTTAGAATTGGGTAAATTAAATCATCAATTCTCATTTAAGGTCTCAGCAGCAGAAAGAGATTTTGATGTGCTACATAAAGACTCAGTTTATGTATCTGGTGCTTGGACTCATTTACCGAATTCAACAATGATGCACCCAATTAAAAGTAAGATAAATTATTTATCATTACAAGATAGTATAGACTTAAAAAATAATTGGAAAGCAAAAGTTGGTATTCGTTATGATTGGGCTAAATATAAGCAAAAAGATCTTGCTGGTTTAGCATGTCGAAATTGTGTAAAAATAGAGAATGCTAAATTTAACCAAATAACTTGGGGCGCAGGTATAGAAAAGCAAGTTACTGATATTTGGAAACTTGCTTATAACATTGGAACAGGTTTTCGTATACCAAATGCATCAGAAATGTATTTCGATTATCGAGACAATGCCGCTGGGGCGTGGATGTCAAATCCAAACTTAAAAGCGGAACGTAGTTTAACTCAAAATTTAAGCCTGCAAGGGCAAGGCAATGTAGGACAATTTTCCGTGAATTTGCACCATACAAAATACAAAGATTTTCTATGGGAGCAAGAAACTTGGGATGTTTATCATGCTTATGGCAAAGAATTTTGGCGACCTGTTCAACAAATGCAGAATATAGATTCTGCGAAAATCTACGGTATAGAAGTAACAGGTAAGTGGAATTTAAACTCTGCCATATCTGTCCCTGAGGGTTGGAAGCTATTCGGTTCATTAGGTTATAGTAAGGGGAATATGTCAAATGGAGCAGATTTACTTTCTATTCAGCCAATTAAAGCTGTTATTGGTTTAGATTATGAGCAACCAGAAGGTAAATGGGGAATATTTTCTCGTTTAACCTTCTTAGGAGCTAAAAAAGCTAAAGAGGCAAAATATTTAAAAACTTTACCTGAAAAATGTGTAAAAGAGCAGAAAACTCCAAATCCTTACTATCCATATTGGGGGAATGAATATGAGGTGCGCTGTACTGAATATTCTCACGAAACAGGTTTAGATAAATGGAAGCATTTAAACGCAAAAGCTTTTGTCGTAGATTTATATGGTTTTTATAAACCAACAGAAAATATCACGTTGCGTGCTGGTGTTTACAATTTATTTAACCGTAAATATCACACTTGGGATACATTACGTGGTTTAAATACAACTGGCGGTGCTGTTAATTCTGTAGGGGTTCGCGAAAATCATAAATATGGAGGGTATCCTGGATTGCAACGGTACTATGAGCCAGGACGAAATTTTGCAGCAAGTTTTGAGTACCATTTCTAA
- a CDS encoding aromatic amino acid transport family protein has protein sequence MKNKILGSALMIAGTTIGAGMLAMPLTSAGMGFGATALLLIGLWALLAYTGLLFMEVYQTAPQKDVGVASLAEQYFGLFGRALATFSLLVLLYALLSAYITGGGSLLSGIMPEMVDADMKLKISILIFTVVLGAFVVVGVKSVDGLTRVLFLGKIIAFIAVLVMMLPKAKLENLTAIPLDNLLVLSAVPIFFTAFGFHVIMGTINTYLDADIGKIRKSIYIGTAIPLVAYLLWQLATHGVLSQNEFTTILKQDPTLNGLVTATSQITGSTILGEMVRLFSVLALITSFLGVSMGIFEGVGDLLKRLNLPTNRLWLTIATFTPPLLFALFYPDGFIMALGYAGLLFAFYGMILPIGLAWKARRQHPNLPYRVIGGNLALVIALIAGICIMVIPFLIQLGYLPQAVG, from the coding sequence ATGAAAAATAAAATCTTAGGAAGTGCATTAATGATTGCAGGCACCACAATCGGTGCTGGTATGCTTGCAATGCCGCTAACCTCTGCGGGTATGGGTTTTGGTGCAACTGCTTTATTACTCATTGGGTTATGGGCATTATTGGCTTATACAGGCTTGTTATTTATGGAGGTATATCAAACCGCTCCACAAAAAGATGTGGGGGTAGCAAGCCTCGCGGAGCAGTATTTTGGTTTGTTCGGACGTGCTTTAGCGACTTTTAGCTTGCTTGTTCTACTCTATGCATTACTTTCAGCTTATATTACCGGTGGTGGTTCACTGCTTAGTGGTATTATGCCGGAAATGGTAGATGCTGATATGAAACTTAAAATCAGCATTTTAATTTTTACAGTGGTATTAGGTGCCTTTGTTGTAGTTGGTGTGAAATCCGTTGATGGTTTAACCCGAGTGCTGTTTCTTGGAAAAATCATCGCTTTCATTGCTGTGTTAGTGATGATGTTACCAAAAGCGAAACTAGAAAACTTAACTGCCATTCCGTTAGATAATTTATTAGTGCTTTCTGCTGTGCCTATTTTCTTTACGGCATTTGGTTTCCACGTAATTATGGGGACTATCAATACCTATTTAGATGCTGATATCGGCAAAATTCGTAAATCGATTTATATCGGTACGGCTATTCCGTTAGTTGCTTATTTATTATGGCAATTGGCTACGCACGGTGTATTAAGTCAAAACGAATTTACGACTATTTTAAAACAAGACCCTACTTTAAACGGCTTAGTAACCGCAACCAGCCAAATTACAGGTAGCACAATTTTAGGCGAAATGGTTCGTTTGTTCTCTGTACTTGCATTAATTACCTCATTCTTAGGTGTTTCGATGGGTATTTTTGAGGGTGTGGGCGATTTATTAAAACGCTTAAACTTACCAACTAACCGCTTATGGCTGACTATTGCGACCTTCACGCCGCCACTGTTGTTTGCATTGTTCTATCCTGACGGTTTTATTATGGCTTTAGGTTATGCAGGTTTATTATTTGCCTTCTACGGAATGATTTTACCTATCGGTTTGGCGTGGAAAGCTCGTAGACAGCACCCAAATCTGCCTTACCGTGTAATTGGCGGTAATTTAGCCTTAGTTATCGCCTTAATCGCAGGTATTTGCATTATGGTCATTCCATTTTTAATTCAGCTAGGTTATTTACCACAAGCTGTGGGTTAA